A stretch of Lathyrus oleraceus cultivar Zhongwan6 chromosome 6, CAAS_Psat_ZW6_1.0, whole genome shotgun sequence DNA encodes these proteins:
- the LOC127094498 gene encoding uncharacterized protein LOC127094498: MSEYEGINSKMTSATLFGKLQEYETELGLLEKHEVQEKKSKSISLKVDSKVVKKEDNPEEDENFMLLVKRLGKYFGAKNNIGNSSYTRRKKFSKNKEREVSTSNEDITCYECGKQGHIKPECPKLVKNRDNKGKKDYNKKAYIAWDDNEISSSSDSDSDQSANLALMASHHSDNEDDEVSSNFSIFDNDAQGAIDELLSECKILYKTISSQNNQISTLEENIEKMKNNLKDEKEELIKNFACTKCESLAFQIVQLKRVIERYEKGQIGLEHVLSSQRYSNDKSGLGYSNFAKQTSNKTIFVKAKEQIPLDKSNKPKVKSDAFKALKKYAKQIQNEKSLSIISIRSDHGGEFQNASFEEFCEEYGISHNFSAPRTPQQNGFVERKNRSLIELARTMLSDSNLPNYFWADAEIYTFPKLSSYSKRKGEHLHRGRYPWIRETSLESTFK, encoded by the exons ATGAGTGAATATGAAGGGATTAATTCAAAAATGACATCCGCTACTTTATTCGGAAAGCTTCAAGAATATGAGACGGAACTTGGACTATTGGAGAAACATGAGGTCCAAGAGAAGAAATCCAAGAGCATTTCCTTAAAAGTTGATTCCAAAGTTGTGAAGAAAGAAGACAATCCCGAAGAGGACGAAaactttatgcttcttgtaaAAAGACTAGGAAAATATTTTGGTGCAAAAAATAATATTGGAAACTCTAGTTACACAAGAAGAAAGAAGTTCTCAAAGAACAAAGAAAGAGAAGTATCAACATCCAATGAAGACATTACATGCTATGAATGTGGAAAACAAGGCCACATCAAACCGGAATGTCCCAAACTCGTAAAGAATCGTGACAACAAAGGAAAGAAGGATTACAATAAGAAGGCCTACATTGCTTGGGATGACAATGAAATAAGTTCTTCATCGGATTCCGATAGTGATCAAAGCGCAAATCTAGCATTGATGGCATCACATCATTCCGACAATGAAGACGATGAGGTTAGTAGTAACTTTTCAATTTTTGATAATGATGCTCAAGGAGCAATTGATGAACTTTTAAGTGAATGCAAAATTCTATACAAAACAATTTCATCTCAAAATAATCAAATATCAactttggaagaaaatattgagaaaatgaaaaataatctcAAAGATGAAAAGGAAGAATTAATCAAGAATTTTGCATGCACTAAATGTGAGTCACTTGCTTTTCAAATAGTTCAATTGAAGAGAGTtattgaaagatatgaaaaaggtcaaatcGGATTGGAACATGTTCTTAGTAGTCAAAGATActcaaatgataaaagtggtTTAGGTTATTCAAATTTTGCTAAACAAACTTCTAACAAGACCATTTTTGTAAAAGCTAAAGAACAAATTCCTTTAGATAAAAGTAACAAGCCTAAAGTG AAAAGTGATGCCTTCAAAGCACTCAAGAAGTATGCCaagcaaattcaaaatgagaagtCTCTTTCAATTATCTCcattagaagcgatcatggtggagaattccaaaatgcctCATTTGAAGAATTTTGTGAAGAATATGGAATCTCACACAACTTCTCCGCaccaagaactccacaacaaaatggtttcgtagaaaggaagaatagatCATTAATAGAACTTGCAAGGACAATGCTAAGTGATTCAAATCTTCCTAAttatttttgggcggatgcg GAAATATACACATTTCCAAAGCTTTCCTCATATTCCAAAAGAAAGGGGGAGCACTTGCATAGGGGGAGATATCCTTGGATTAGAGAAACAAGTTTAGAATCAACTTTCAAGTAG